CCCCAGGACACTCACGATGTCAAACAGGAAGAGGCCACAGAGACCCAGAGCCAGAACAGGGGTTCTGGACCTGGGCGAGAGGACACCTTCAGCTCTGCTGCCTCTGTTCACACTTTCCTGGCTTCGctaattctgattttgtttggttggttttggttttaagttGTTTCCCTCGCCCCCTGCTAAGGAAATCAGAAACCAGAAGCCACACAAGAGTCTCTAGCAGAGAGGAGCTTGGGACAGACTCAGGCACTTGCCAAAGCATCAGAATTGCTGAGCTAGGGAGCTGGGGGCCAGGCTGCAGGTGCAACCCCAAGGCTTCAGGACCCacctgctcccccgcccccagaggcACTGAACTCTGTCTCCACCACCCTGCCCCTACTCCCAACACCCACAAAGCAGAAACGCAAgtagaaaatgagaatttaagaATGGACTATGTAACCAagatcagaggggaggggaaacacAACTTACAGACAGCTGAGGAGTAACAAGAAGGCTGACTGAGGGAAGAAGAGGATCAAGGGGACTATGGAGGACAAAAGGACTCAGAAATGGAAGACCACCCGAACCAATATGCATGAAGACTGGGGATGTGGCAGCACGGGTGAGAGAGGAATTAGGAAGAGCACAGGCTCCTGTAGGTGCAAGACACCACTATTAGCATCCTCTCTCCTGCAGTCACGGTGTGGGACCTCTCACACCCACTCAGGGGCAGGACAGTCCTTGTCCCAGCTTCAGCTTGGGACTGTCAGTCCCTGTAAGAACACTGCCTTGTCTGTTTGGCAGGAAATATGGCAAGAATACCCCAAAAGGTGCCTGAAAGAGTAATTTTTATAAGTTGATGTGACTTCCTTTAATCTGAGGGTCTCAGGAGTATAAGGCACAGAAAAGACCACTCCCATTTATACATAAACCTAGACTACACTTACAATATGTCATCTTATAtatttcagaggaaaacaaaacaaaacaaatgcagaCACGtagacatttcaaagaaatgcagaattcCAGAGCTTCTCGGGGGCTCACAATTTGAGAATTTAAGTCTATATACTAACTTATTTCTTGTGGGTTCTATAAAGGTTTTATGAAAGCCTACCTCTCTTTTACTAGATCTCTTGCTTACCTCTTTCTGACGACCCACAAACCGAATTTTCCTGTAGTCTTTATCATCATAAACCTGGGGGGAAAACGAGACCATGTATGATTTTTACAGcctaattttgaaagaagtcacTTAATATCAATAGTGAACATTACAGGAAAGTGTTTTTTCTGCACATTTTGGCCATTTGTGATCAAACTTAGGAGGGTCAAAGGATGGCTGTGTAACTAGGGGCGTATTTCGGCAAGATGCCTAAGGTGAGAAGGGGCAATAATGTGAATGGGAAGGTAGCAAGGTGGAGTTGGAAAAAGCAGAGACAAATCcgagcaggggatggggcaccCCCGATTTCCTTTCCCAGCGGGCCAATAGCAGATCAAAGATCACAGGGCGACGGTGTGATACCAGGGTCCCTCAGTCACCTCCTGACTTCCGACTACAGACTCAGGTGCTCGCTGAAGCATCAGAATTGCTAACAACTGACACCGTCTTGGCGTTTTAACCACGACAGCCCCTCAAGGTGTTAGGACGTACTATCTGGTACGGGCGGCAGGCTCGCTCTGGAGCGGGCGGAAGCCCGGACCGGTGCACCCTCACTGCTCCGCCCGTCAGAGCGTGAGACTCGACACACCTCGACCCTAACCTGAACCGCGGCCGGCACAGGACTCGCCCTGCGAGACCCGGCGCAGAGCCGCCGCTTCCCCGGGAACTCAGCCCACCGGCCAGCGCGTTCCCCGGCCGTAGGCAGCAGAGGCACGGGGAGCAGAGATGGAGGGCGGCCTCCACGCCGCGGCGGTTACCTGCCCAGTGTGCGTAATCTTCTCCCCAGTCGGCGACATCCGCACCGCCAAACACCTGGCGCCCCGGGGCAGGCTCAGCGCCGCCTTGCCGCTCCGGAGCAGCATCCGCCAGAAGGTCACCGCCGCCGCCATCTTGTGGGCTGACCCCTGACCCGGCGCACCGACACGCTGACGCATGCGTACGGCTTCCAGGGCCCTCGCGGCCCGGACTTAGAGCGCTTTGGAGAGTCGCGCACGCGCGCTGCGCTCGGGCTGGTGCAGCCCAGCAGGTGCAGCGGTTGGACCGGGGCTCAGTCAGAAAAAGGCGGGAAATTTTACGCGCAACTTTAGCACTTAGCAGCTCTTGGGTGATTCCTACCTGGGGTAGGACAGGGGAGGATGGAATATGAAGGTGTACTCTTCACATTCGATGGTAATTGATAATCATGGGCGGTTACATAGCGAATGTTTTTATTAGTGAAGGGTCCTTGCCTAGAGCAAATTGTAAGTCCATTCACGCTGTGCAGTGAGCATTTCTGTGAGACCGCGGGGACAGCATGATTTGGGGTTTCTGCAGCAGCGCTCCAATGAAGCAACCAGTAAAGCACAATCAATGTCATCCCCCACGCAGATGAGCTCAGAAGCCCCGCTGCTTTAGAGCACGCCTGGGCAGACTCCGGCTCGCGGTCCCGGCGCTTCCCTCCCTGAACTGCCTGCCCGTTAATAGACCGGTCAAGAGGGCCAGTCACATGGGGCCAGCGCCCAGATGGACAAGGGCGGTGGGTATGGGGAGTAGACTCAGAGCTCAGAGCTGGGGTGCCCTCCCCAAGGAGCTGAGTGCACCCACAGCCTGGACTCCGGGAGGTGGAGGTGATGAGAGACTAGACGCACTGAGAACCTCTCGGAACGGAAGGATGCCCCCAGACGGGTACCCCCAGGCAAGCCCGGAGCTCGCCTGGGCAGGTGTAAGAATGAGCTGCCAAGTCGATGGTGTCGTGGCGGGGCGTGCAGGCGGACCGCCGTCTGCGGGCCGCATTCGTGCACGGACAGCAGATGGGTGGGTTCGCGACGCATACACGGAACGGCAGGTGTACTGAATTCATTGTGGGCTCTGGTGGTGGGTAGATGGGGCCTCGCCGTAGTCTTTCAACTTTTGTTGGAATGTTTCATAATAAAAggttgaaggggaaaaaaaagatatttaactGCAACAAGTTAGGCGACTGCCTATCTCCACTGCTTCCCGGAGCCTTGCCTCGTTTCTCCCAGGATGTCCACTTAATACAAAAAGTGGGttcttctagattttattttgacTTCGGTATTCGTCCGTTTTCTAAACATATCTAgttggttgtgatttcttttGCATTCTAAATATCCATTTCCGTTCCCATTTTGGCATTCTCCAAAACCATAGGCACCCGGTGGTGGGAGTGCGACCCAGGCTGAGGTCACCGGCTCTCTGGTGACTCCGCCTCTGCGCCCGGCACCTTGGGAATGGCCACGTGATCCTGCCGCCATCTTTCTTTCTGGCGGATACTCCGGGCGGCGGCGTCCCCGCCCCATTGCGCAGGCGCATGGGAGGCGCGCTGCCGGCCTTTGCTGTCTTCTTTTTAGGTTAGGGGTCTCGAGGGTCGCGAGGGGCCGGGGGCCGGGGAGGCGGCTAGTGCGGGGGCTCGGGGGTCCCTGGGTACGCCACGGCTGCACGCCCTCCGCGCCCCGGACCCCGCCGCCGAGAAGGGCCACCTACGTGCTGTCCTCTGCCGGCGGGCACATGTCCGGGGCCCGCGCTTCCCNNNNNNNNNNNNNNNNNNNNNNNNNNNNNNNNNNNNNNNNNNNNNNNNNNNNNNNNNNNNNNNNNNNNNNNNNNNNNNNNNNNNNNNNNNNNNNNNNNNNTGGGGTTAGGGGGCGGGGGTGAGGATGGAGCGGGGGCCTGAGTGCGGGCGGAGGGGCCGGGTTCACGAGGTTGGGgttagggggtgggggtgagcctGGTGGCAAAGCTCTTAGTCGTGCGCAGAGGCTCAAAGGATTGCTTTTTTGTCCCGTGTAGATTGGGCCCCGGCATGGCATCCGTGCTTGTGACGAAGATGCTGGCGTCTGCCCTGAGCCCTCTGCTCCGTTGGAGCCCTCCCCTGGCGATGCCCCGCGCGCTCTCCACTCTCCTGCCCGGATCCCATCGCGCTGCCGGTGCTGCTGGTGCGAAGCCCAGGGCGTGGGAGCTCGCGGGACTGCCCGGCCGCCTGCTGCCCGGCCTGCAGCTGCCCAGCCTACAGCTTGCCCTGGGGTTCAAGACCAAGGGCGTCATCAAGGAGCGCTGCAAGGACTGTTACCGGGTGAAGAGGCGCGGCCGCTGGTTCATCTACTGCAAAACGAACCCAAAGCACAAGCAGAGACAGATGTAGTTCCCATCACTAAAATGACGTGCGAAACTGCATCACTTCCTTGCGGAATGGTACCGTCTatccacagaaaaataaaatgtaaacattaccTAATCGACCTTCAGGTCTTCTTGACTCTGCTACCCAGGCATGTCACCTGTAGCAGCCCAGTCCCATCAGCTATGCAAGCAGAGCCCCAGTACGGGAAATGCACCGTTTTATCTTCTGTGCATGCTGTGTGCACTCGGGCTGGAGGGCAGAAGGtaagacagagggagagctggCCTTACCTCCCTCCCCAGGTCGGAATGCAAACTGGTCAGAAAGAACCAGATTCCCTGGGAAGGACAGTCCTGTGAGGCCGAGCTCAGCCTGGCTCTGGATTCAGCCAGAGTGCTGCCCTTCAGGGACTTCGAATCCCTTTTCTCAACATTTCTGTCTTGAGGATAAGTGTGAAAGCCTTGAAAGCAGTTTTTAAGTCAAGGACAATTCAACTTCCATACGCAAAGATATT
The Ailuropoda melanoleuca isolate Jingjing chromosome 3, ASM200744v2, whole genome shotgun sequence DNA segment above includes these coding regions:
- the NDUFS6 gene encoding NADH dehydrogenase [ubiquinone] iron-sulfur protein 6, mitochondrial isoform X1, which codes for MAAAVTFWRMLLRSGKAALSLPRGARCLAVRMSPTGEKITHTGQVYDDKDYRKIRFVGRQKEVNENFAIDLIAEQPVSEVGSRVITCDGGGGALGHPKVYINLDKETKTGTCGYCGLQFRQHHH